In Primulina eburnea isolate SZY01 chromosome 3, ASM2296580v1, whole genome shotgun sequence, one DNA window encodes the following:
- the LOC140827211 gene encoding sorting nexin 2B-like: MMEHMESLTLNDDPSSSSNGSKPFFDDPLFASSQFVEIPTDDAGDLPSPQQKQAPIPSHNSILDPPSYAEAVFRSFDSDHQVDSSDINGHDHDHAGLESRSFSSDFLRISVSDPLKEQEVSGSLVPGGSSYFSYLITTFTNLPEFNGTEFNVRRRFRDVVALSDRLAECYRGLFIPVRPDKSVVEGQVMQKTEFVEQRRAALEKYLRQLAAHPVLRKSEELRVFLESHGKMPLTRTTDVASRMLDGAVRLPKQLLGGESGVGGADVSEVAQPAKGGRDLLRIFKELRQSVANEWGGAKPAVVEEDKYFLERKEKLQGFEYQLSSVSQQAESLVNAQQEISETMGQLGLAFVKLTKFETEEAIYDYQRTRAADMKNVATAAVKASRLYRELNSQTVKHLDKLHEYLGVVLAVNNAFSDRSSALLTVQTLLSDLSSLNSRIEKLEAVSSKIFGGDRSRMQKIEELRETVRVTEAAKNCAVREYERIKENNKNEFDRLDKERHDDFLSMLKGFMVNQAGYAEKIANVWETVADQTREYMKN; the protein is encoded by the exons ATGATGGAGCATATGGAGTCGTTAACACTAAATGATGATCCTTCATCGTCATCCAATGGCTCAAAACCATTTTTCGACGACCCTCTATTTGCATCTTCGCAGTTCGTGGAGATTCCAACTGATGATGCTGGTGATTTGCCATCTCCACAGCAGAAACAGGCGCCAATCCCTAGCCACAACTCCATACTCGATCCCCCTTCTTATGCGGAAGCTGTTTTTCGGTCCTTTGATTCGGATCATCAGGTGGATTCTTCTGATATCAACGGGCACGATCACGATCACGCTGGGTTGGAATCGCGTTCTTTTTCATCTGATTTCCTTCGAATCTCTGTTTCCGATCCATTGAAGGAGCAGGAGGTATCTGGGTCGTTGGTGCCTGGGGGAAGTTCGTATTTTTCGTACTTGATTACAACCTTTACAAATTTACCAGAGTTTAATGGGACGGAGTTTAATGTTAGGAGGAGGTTTAGAGATGTTGTTGCCTTATCGGATAGGTTAGCCGAGTGTTACCGTGGGCTTTTTATACCAGTAAGACCGGATAAGAGTGTTGTTGAGGGTCAGGTGATGCAGAAGACCGAGTTCGTTGAGCAGAGACGTGCTGCATTGGAGAAGTATCTGAGGCAGCTCGCTGCCCATCCAGTTCTCAGAAAGAGTGAGGAATTACGGGTGTTTTTGGAGTCTCATGGGAAAATGCCATTGACGAGGACTACGGATGTAGCATCAAGGATGTTGGATGGAGCGGTGAGGCTTCCGAAGCAGTTGCTTGGTGGGGAAAGTGGGGTTGGGGGAGCGGATGTGAGTGAGGTGGCGCAGCCTGCCAAGGGAGGGAGGGATTTGCTGAGGATTTTCAAGGAACTGAGGCAGTCTGTGGCTAATGAATGGGGTGGGGCAAAGCCTGCGGTTGTAGAGGAGGATAAGTATTTTTTAGAAAGGAAAGAAAAGTTGCAGGGCTTTGAGTACCAGCTCAGTAGTGTGTCTCAGCAG GCTGAATCTCTTGTCAATGCTCAGCAAGAGATTAGTGAGACAATGGGTCAACTGGGTCTGGCGTTTGTCAAATTGACAAAGTTTGAAACAGAGGAAGCTATATATGACTACCAAAGAACACGCGCTGCCGACATGAAAAATGTGGCAACTGCGGCTGTGAAAGCTAGCAGACTGTACCGggaattaaattctcaaaccgTTAAGCATTTG GATAAACTTCACGAATATCTTGGGGTGGTGCTAGCTGTAAACAATGCATTTTCCGACAGATCTAGTGCTCTGCTCACTGTACAGACCCTTTTGTCAGACTTATCATCATTAAACTCAAGAATTGAAAAGCTTGAAGCAGTGTCATCCAAAATATTTGGTGGGGATAGATCAAGGATGCAGAAAATTGAAGAGTTACGAGAGACTGTGAGAGTAACTGAGGCTGCTAAAAATTGTGCCGTCAGGGAATATGAACGAATAAAG gaaaacaataaaaatgaGTTTGACAGACTGGACAAAGAGAGGCATGATGATTTCTTGAGCATGCTTAAAGGATTCATGGTTAATCAG GCTGGATATGCGGAAAAGATAGCCAACGTCTGGGAGACAGTTGCTGATCAAACACGTGAATACATGAAGAATTGA